ATAGAACCATGCCCATACCGACTCGATCTGTTTCTGGATCCGCGGTGGCACCGCATGCGGCGTGGGCGCCACGATGCGGGTGGCCTGCCGGTGCGGGTACTTCATCCGATAGTGGCTGTCGCTTTCCTGCGTTCCCATCATGAGCTGGTCCGGATCAATCTCGAACGGCGCCAGCCCCAGCCAGGCATACAGATGCGACATGCAACTCACGGGTTGCGCCACCAGATCCTCGAAACGCACGAAGTACAGGCGCTGCTTCACCGCCTCCGGCAGGTCCAGTACGGCCTGCAATGAAATAAGCGGCGCACCTATCACGCGGTCTTTCGCGAACAGGGCATCGGCGCGGCCGTAGCGGTCGTAGTCCGCCAGGTGATCGATGAAGTCCACCAGGATGGTGCGCTGATGCTGCGCTTCGATCGATCCGTAAATCTGCCCCAGTTCCCGCAGGCAGACGATCAACTTGGCGTTCGGCTCAATATGCAGAAGCAATTCCACCGCGTGCAGCCAGGCGCGGTTCTTGTCGATCACCACCTTGTGTGCGCCACTGTCGTGATGCCAGCCACGCAGGAATCCCTGCATGGCCGAGGCCAGGTGCGCGTAGCTCGTCTCAAACGATGAGTCCAGCTGCGACAGGAAAAACTGATCGTCGCTGATCATCCGCCGGATGCCGAGCAGCGCATTGCACAGCGGCGAGCTGCGCCCTTCGCAATGGATGTCGGGGTGCTGCGCAAGCAGCTGGCACAGCAGTGTCGAGCCTGCGCGCGGCAGGCCGGTGACACCAACGAACGTAGACGCTGCCACCTCAGAACCCCTTGCTCAGCTGCACCCATGCCCGCGTGGACGGGCGCTTGCCTGCCTGTTCCGGTGTGCTGCCCACCGGCTGCCCCACCTGGACTTGCGCCAACCATTGATCGGGGCCGACCCAGTTCACTCCCAGGCCCGCGCTGGCCAGCGTAGCGTGGTTGCTGCCGGTGGTTCCAGCCCATGGCTGCGGGTTGATCCACATGCCGCCTTGATCGACAAACATGCTGCCTTGCCAGGCGCCGCCCGGCAGGCCCAGGTCATGGCGCAGTTCCATCGTGGCCAGGTAGCCGGATGCGCCCGCCAGCGTACTCACTTCGTAGCCCCGCACGCTCTGCATGCCGCCCAGCAGGAATTGCTCGGAGGAATCGAGGTTGTGATGGCTGTATTGACCGCTGAGCGCCACGTACAGGCGCGTCGAGGCCGTGATCACCTGCAGGCGGCTCAGGTTGCCATCCCAATGCAGTTCGTGGCCTTGCGTGTGGGCCGTGGCCGCGTCACTGGCGTTGGCCACGGGATCGTCAAAACCCAACTGCCCGCGCGTCAGCGACAGTTGCGCCTGCGTCACCCCTCCCCCACCCCAGTCGTCGCGATGGTCGAACGTGCCGCTGGCCGTCCAGTCCCACGAGTGGCGGACATCGTGAATGCCGGTGCTGCCCGTGTCGTCCGACAGATGGCGATTGTCCACTTCCAGTCGCACGCTGAAGTTGGTGTTGGGGCTGCGCACGATGGGCTGAAACAGCCATGCGCTGGCTTCGTCGGCATGGCCACGGGCATCCAGTTCCGACAGGCCGTCACCCAGCTTGTAGGACAGCGCCGAGTACGCAAGGCCGAAGCGGGTGCCTGCGCCATTGAACGCGAAGTCATAGGCGACGCGACCGTAGTGCATGTGGCCGTCGGAGGCCAAGACGCCTGCGCTGAGCTGATCGCCGAGGCCCGCCAGATTGTTCACGGCCACGTTGCCGCCCAGGCGAACGCGGCCGGTGTAACGATCCCCGCCATTGTCCAGCGAGAGATTGCCCGTCACAGGTGAAAGCGGTTGCGCATCGACGGTGAGGTTGCTGGTGCCAGGCGTGTTGCCCGGGCCTAGCACCGCATGCCCCTGCACGCCCGGCAGGTCGTTCAACAACAGCAGTTGGCGATCCAGGGCGTCCTGCGTCACCAGCTGACCCGATTGCAGCGGGCTGAGTGTGTCCTTG
This genomic interval from Dyella japonica A8 contains the following:
- a CDS encoding sulfotransferase family protein; translated protein: MAASTFVGVTGLPRAGSTLLCQLLAQHPDIHCEGRSSPLCNALLGIRRMISDDQFFLSQLDSSFETSYAHLASAMQGFLRGWHHDSGAHKVVIDKNRAWLHAVELLLHIEPNAKLIVCLRELGQIYGSIEAQHQRTILVDFIDHLADYDRYGRADALFAKDRVIGAPLISLQAVLDLPEAVKQRLYFVRFEDLVAQPVSCMSHLYAWLGLAPFEIDPDQLMMGTQESDSHYRMKYPHRQATRIVAPTPHAVPPRIQKQIESVWAWFYRLYYGETLPR
- a CDS encoding ShlB/FhaC/HecB family hemolysin secretion/activation protein, which encodes MTRFTALRLSPLAMAWLAVPAFAQQVPPSSGQLLQQAQPPQQPLPRRDTGVQIQAPVAARATDNTSFEVRQITIAGNTSFDTQTLHALVADGEGHTQTLATLTALAQRITDYYRNHGYPLSRAVVPAQALNDGVVQLRVIEARYDQVQVSNHSRVDTTLLKDTLSPLQSGQLVTQDALDRQLLLLNDLPGVQGHAVLGPGNTPGTSNLTVDAQPLSPVTGNLSLDNGGDRYTGRVRLGGNVAVNNLAGLGDQLSAGVLASDGHMHYGRVAYDFAFNGAGTRFGLAYSALSYKLGDGLSELDARGHADEASAWLFQPIVRSPNTNFSVRLEVDNRHLSDDTGSTGIHDVRHSWDWTASGTFDHRDDWGGGGVTQAQLSLTRGQLGFDDPVANASDAATAHTQGHELHWDGNLSRLQVITASTRLYVALSGQYSHHNLDSSEQFLLGGMQSVRGYEVSTLAGASGYLATMELRHDLGLPGGAWQGSMFVDQGGMWINPQPWAGTTGSNHATLASAGLGVNWVGPDQWLAQVQVGQPVGSTPEQAGKRPSTRAWVQLSKGF